A region from the Lycium barbarum isolate Lr01 chromosome 8, ASM1917538v2, whole genome shotgun sequence genome encodes:
- the LOC132607325 gene encoding WAT1-related protein At5g07050-like → MEGECSCSFYQRAKPYIAMISLQFGYAGMNIITKVSLNRGMSHYVLVVYRNAFATAVIAPFALLLERKIRPKMTLMMFLQIFVLGLLGPVIDQNLYYAGLKYTSPTFSCSMSNMLPAMIFVIAVLCRMEKVDMKKFRCQAKVLGTIVTVAGALLMTLYKGHIVNFLWSNHINASVPETTSGAYDKEWLKGSILLIFATLAWASFFILQAFTMRKYTAPLSLTAVVCFMGTLQSTAVTFVMEHKTSVWTTGFDMNLLAAAYAGIVSSIIAYYVQGQVMEKKGPVFVTAFSPLMMIIVAIMGTFILAEKFYIGGILGAVLIVAGLYSVLWGKYKEYKEKEIEKSIIFESMKGVITGNNQMMIISINDIELMQKHEEKRISTAPATVAISFPMPQPPMLAREAPKALDLN, encoded by the exons ATGGAGGGGGAATGCAGTTGCAGTTTTTACCAAAGGGCAAAGCCTTATATAGCTATGATCTCTTTGCAATTTGGGTATGCAGGGATGAATATTATTACCAAAGTTTCACTTAATAGGGGCATGAGTCACTATGTTCTTGTTGTGTATAGAAATGCGTTTGCCACGGCAGTTATTGCTCCCTTTGCGCTTTTACTTGAAAG AAAAATCAGGCCAAAGATGACACTAATGATGTTCTTGCAAATATTTGTATTGGGTCTTCTGGG GCCAGTGATTGATCAAAATTTATACTATGCTGGGCTCAAATATACATCCCCAACATTTTCATGTTCCATGAGCAACATGCTTCCTGCTATGATATTTGTCATAGCAGTCCTCTGCAG GATGGAGAAAGTGGACATGAAAAAATTTAGATGCCAAGCAAAGGTGTTAGGAACTATAGTAACTGTGGCTGGAGCCTTGTTGATGACACTGTACAAAGGCCATATTGTTAACTTCTTATGGTCAAACCACATAAATGCTAGTGTCCCTGAAACTACCAGTGGAGCTTATGATAAAGAATGGCTAAAAGGTTCAATTCTCCTCATATTTGCCACACTTGCTTGGGCTTCTTTCTTTATTCTTCAG GCTTTCACTATGAGGAAATATACAGCTCCATTATCTTTAACTGCCGTTGTTTGCTTCATGGGAACTCTGCAATCTACTGCTGTAACATTTGTAATGGAGCACAAAACTTCAGTTTGGACTACTGGTTTTGACATGAACCTTCTTGCTGCTGCCTATGCT GGAATTGTATCATCAATCATAGCATACTATGTACAAGGTCAAGTAATGGAGAAAAAAGGACCTGTTTTTGTGACAGCTTTTAGTCCACTGATGATGATCATTGTTGCCATCATGGGCACTTTCATTCTTGCTGAAAAATTCTATATTGGAGG AATTCTTGGTGCAGTGCTGATAGTGGCAGGGCTATACTCTGTTTTATGGGGAAAATACAAAGAGTACAAAGAGAAGGAAATTGAGAAGTCAATTATTTTTGAATCAATGAAGGGTGTAATTACAGGAAATAATCAAATGATGATTATATCAATTAATGATATAGAATTAATGCAGAAACATGAAGAAAAAAGAATCTCAACAGCTCCAGCAACAGTGGCTATCAGTTTCCCCATGCCACAGCCCCCCATGTTGGCTAGGGAAGCACCAAAGGCTCTTGATTTAAATTAA